Proteins co-encoded in one Lates calcarifer isolate ASB-BC8 linkage group LG17, TLL_Latcal_v3, whole genome shotgun sequence genomic window:
- the LOC127143454 gene encoding granzyme F, with product MHGLHSFLLIYVLACLGQQALGSEIINGNKAPENTLLYMASLQVNGRHNCGGFLVSKDFVMTAAHCNGNSVVLGAHNLRSNQRAVRGIARKYRYPGYDSVGNGKDISFSSKQVLTKV from the exons ATGCACGGTCTGCACAGCTTTCTGCTTATTTATGTGCTGGCATGTCTTGGACAGCAGG CACTCGGGAGTGAAATCATTAATGGGAATAAAGCCCCTGAGAACACACTGCTGTACATGGCATCCCTGCAGGTAAATGGCCGTCATAATTGTGGAGGATTCCTTGTCAGCAAAGACTTTGTAATGACTGCTGCACACTGTAATGG GAACAGTGTTGTTCTCGGCGCCCACAATCTCAGAAGCAATCAAAGAGCAGTGAGAGGAATTGCAAGGAAGTACAGATACCCAGGTTATGACAGTGTTGGAAATGGGAAGGACATCAGCTTCAGCTCAAAGCAAGTGTTAACTAAAGTCTGA
- the LOC108877312 gene encoding mast cell protease 1A gives MADIFILMLFFVLNGADGSHIVGGRDSAPHSRPYMASLQIQGRPNCGGVLVREDFVLTAAHCAVPLQYTVVVGVNSLSGNEATKQELTAVRSFPHPNYDGHANDIMLLKLNSKVQLTEAVQLIALKTGRINVATQCLTVGWGDIGDNNTLARTLQEVNVTTLSQPVCRLRWRGVPITRTMICGIGSHSFQGFCSGDSGGPLVCDGATAGVVSFSGRKCGDSKTPDVYTRISSFREWIRSVLNNN, from the exons ATGGCAGACATCTTCATACTCATGCTGTTCTTTGTCCTAAATG GAGCTGATGGTTCTCATATTGTTGGAGGCAGAGATTCTGCTCCCCACTCGCGCCCCTACATGGCCTCACTGCAAATCCAAGGTCGCCCTAACTGCGGGGGTGTGCTGGTGAGAGAAGACTTTGTGCTCACAGCAGCACATTGTGCGGTACCTCT CCAATACACAGTTGTGGTTGGAGTTAATTCCCTGTCAGGTAATGAGGCTACAAAGCAGGAACTCACTGCGGTCAGATCCTTTCCACATCCCAACTACGATGGACATGCAAATGATATCATGCTCCTAAAG cTCAACAGCAAGGTCCAACTGACTGAAGCGGTGCAGCTGATCGCTCTGAAAACTGGCAGGATCAATGTAGCCACTCAGTGCCTCACAGTTGGCTGGGGGGATATAGGGGATAACAACACCTTAGCTAGGACGCTTCAGGAAGTCAACGTAACCACCCTGTCACAGCCGGTATGTCGTCTCAGATGGAGGGGGGTTCCCATCACCAGGACAATGATTTGTGGCATTGGGTCACATTCCTTTCAAGGCTTCTGCTCG GGGGATTCAGGTGGTCCTTTGGTGTGTGATGGAGCTACAGCAGGCGTTGTCTCCTTCTCTGGCCGTAAATGCGGAGACTCCAAGACCCCCGATGTCTACACACGCATATCATCCTTCAGGGAATGGATTAGGAGTGTGTTAAACAACAATTAG
- the LOC108877313 gene encoding spindlin-1: MSKKRGRKRSSGELSDTVSPDPNSILGVRIQHNWREKGNQSKWKGTVLDRLSVNPSLFMVKYDGFDCVYGIELFKDERVSNLQVLSEKVVNNKIKIPPGAEELVGKAVEHLFEKEDGEKNEWRGMVLSRAPIMTNWYYITYEKDPVLYMYQLWDDYADGDLRILPEAENKHLLPADRKPGEETESLVGKQVEYVTDKGVKRTGLVIYQVPAKPSVYYIKYDDDFHIHVYDLVKTT, translated from the exons ATGTCCAAGAAAAGGGGCAG AAAGCGGAGTAGCGGGGAACTGAGTGACACAGTGAGCCCAGACCCCAACAGCATTCTGGGAGTCCGTATTCAACATAACTGGCGTGAGAAGGGGAACCAGAGCAAATGGAAGGGAACAGTATTGGACAGGCTTAGTGTAAATCCTTCTCTCTTCATGGTGAAGTATGATGGCTTTGACTGCGTCTATGGCATCGAGCTGTTCAAGGATGAAAGAGTGTCCAACCTGCAAGTCCTCTCAGAAAAAGTTG taaacaacaaaatcaagaTACCTCCAGGAGCTGAGGAGCTGGTTGGCAAAGCTGTGGAGCATCTGTTTGAaaaggaggatggagagaagaatGAGTGGAGAGGCATGGTCCTCTCCAGAGCTCCAATCATGACCAACTGGTATTACATCACTTATGAAAAGGACCCAGTTCTTTATATGTACCAGCTGTGGGACGACTATGCTGACGGAGACCTCAGGATTCTGCCTGAAGCAG AAAACAAGCACCTGTTGCCTGCAGACAGGAAGCCAGGAGAAGAGACGGAGAGTCTGGTGGGGAAACAAGTGGAGTATGTTACTGACAAGGGTGTGAAGAGAACAGGCCTGGTCATCTACCAGGTCCCAGCCAAGCCCTCTGTCTACTACATCAAATATGATGATGACTTTCATATCCATGTCTATGACCTGGTCAAAACCACCTAG
- the micos13 gene encoding MICOS complex subunit MIC13, whose amino-acid sequence MAARILPVVKLATKVTIAGGALYVACDSGLLGSSEQGSEALEKAKAAIPPAIQEWMKYFGLEAQLPTMPKIEFSPVQSWNSGVRWTISTLSEAPTKATEYSNQGLQYLKDLTK is encoded by the exons ATGGCGGCAAGGATTTTGCCCGTAGTGAA ACTGGCCACCAAGGTGACCATTGCAGGAGGAGCTCTGTACGTTGCCTGTGACTCTGGTCTGTTGGGAAGCAGTGAGCAGGGCTCAGAGGCCCTGGAGAAGGCCAAGGCTGCAATACCCCCTGCTATTCAGGAATGGATGAAGTACTTTGGCCTGGAG GCTCAGCTTCCAACCATGCCTAAGATTGAATTCTCCCCTGTTCAGTCATGGAACTCTG GAGTGCGGTGGACAATTTCAACTCTTTCAGAGGCTCCTACAAAGGCAACTGAATACTCAAATCAGGGTCTGCAGTACCTGAAAGACCTCACTAAGTAA
- the hsd11b1la gene encoding LOW QUALITY PROTEIN: hydroxysteroid 11-beta-dehydrogenase 1-like protein (The sequence of the model RefSeq protein was modified relative to this genomic sequence to represent the inferred CDS: deleted 1 base in 1 codon) → MQIFEDISPKIQEAVYNQVLILGLDIMWNFGQEKNEESLRGARVLVTGASTGIGEHMAYHYARFGAQIVITARREKMLQQVVEKCLSLGAQKALYVAADMASESDPDNVVEFALEKLGGLDYLVLNHIGPSPFTMWKGDIEHVRWLMKVNFFSYVQMAWKALDALEQSKGSLVIVSSLLGKMPSPFVAPYTSTKFALNGFFGALYHELSMKKSNVSISVCTLGLIDTDSAMEKVRGITSVPAYPATDAALNIIITGATRQQELFYPWFTHIVTLSKDWFPSFTNYFIQNSYSYIP, encoded by the exons ATGCAG AtatttgaagacatttcacccaAAATCCAAGAGGCTGTCTACAACCAAGTCTTGATCTTGGGATTAGACATCATGTGGAATTTTggtcaggaaaaaaatgaag AATCTCTCCGTGGTGCCAGAGTTTTGGTGACTGGGGCCAGTACAGGCATTGGTGAACAC ATGGCATATCATTATGCCCGCTTCGGAGCACAGATAGTTATTACAGCAAGGAGGGAGAAAATGTTACAGCAG GTGGTAGAGAAGTGCTTGAGTTTGGGAGCCCAGAAAGCGCTTTATGTAGCAGCAGACATGGCCAGTGAGTCAGACCCTGACAACGTGGTAGAGTTTGCTCTGGAAAAGCTTGGAGGGCTGGATTACCTGGTTCTCAACCACATTGGCCCAAGCCCCTTCACCATGTGGAAGGGAGATATAGAACACGTCAGGTGGTTGATGAAG GTCAATTTCTTCAGTTATGTTCAGATGGCTTGGAAAGCTCTGGACGCCCTTGAGCAAAGTAAAGGATCACTGGTGATTGTTTCATCACTTTTAG GTAAAATGCCCAGTCCCTTCGTGGCACCATATACCTCAACAAAATTTGCCTTGAATGGTTTCTTTGGGGCCCTTTACCATGAGCTGTCTATGAAGAAGAGCAATGTGTCCATTTCTGTATGTACACTTGGGCTCATTGACACTGACTCAGCTATGGAGAAAGTCAG GGGAATCACTAGCGTGCCAGCATACCCTGCCACAGATGCAGCCTTGAACATCATCATTACAGGAGCTACGAGACAGCAAGAGCTCTTCTACCCTTGGTTCACCCACATCGTGACTCTAAGCAAAGACTGGTTCCCTTCTTTCACAAACTATTTCATCCAGAACTCCTACAGTTACATTCcatga